The Paenarthrobacter aurescens region AAACTACTTCGACGTAGAAGGACACTAAACCGTGGACCTGTTTGAATATCAGGCGCGCGATATGTTCGAGGCGCACGGTGTACCCGTGCTCGCCGGCATCGTGGCGCACACTCCTGAAGAAGCAAAGGCAGCTGCCGAGAAGATCGGCGGCGTAACTGTCGTCAAGGCACAGGTTAAGGTTGGTGGCCGCGGCAAGGCTGGCGGCGTCAAGGTTGCCAAGACTGCCGAAGAGGCACTTGAGCACTCCACCAACATCCTGGGCATGGACATCAAGGGCCACACCGTCAACAAGGTGATGATCGCCCAGGGTGCTGACATCGCCGAGGAATTCTACTTCTCGGTCCTTCTGGACCGCGCAAACCGCAACTACCTGGCCATGTGCTCGGTTGAGGGCGGCATGGAAATCGAACAGCTTGCCGTGGAGCGTCCCGAGGCCCTGGCCAAGATCGCAATCGACCCCGCCGTGGGAATCGACCAGGCAAAGGCTGACGAGATCGTCGCAGCTGCAGGTTTCGCTGAAGAACTGCGCGGCAAAGTGGCCGACGTCATTCTGAAGCTCTGGGACGTCTTCAAGAAGGAAGACGCCACCCTGGTTGAGGTCAACCCGTTGGTCCGCACCGGCGCCGGAGAGATCGTTGCCCTCGACGGCAAGGTTTCCCTGGATGAGAACGCTGACTTCCGTCACGTGCACCACGCACACCTGGAAGACAAGGACGCCGCTGACCCGCTCGAGGCCAAGGCCAAGGCGCAGGACCTCAACTACGTCAAGCTGGACGGCGAAGTTGGCATCATCGGCAACGGCGCCGGTCTTGTGATGTCCACTTTGGATGTTGTTGCCTACGCCGGCGAGAACCACGGAAACGTGAAGCCCGCCAACTTCCTGGACATCGGCGGTGGAGCTTCCGCCGAGGTCATGGCCAACGGTCTGGACGTCATCCTGGGCGACTCCCAGGTCAAGAGCGTGTTCGTGAACGTCTTCGGTGGCATCACCGCTTGTGACGCGGTTGCCAAGGGCATCGTCGGCGCACTGGCTGAGCTGGGTTCCTCCGCGAACAAGCCGCTGGTAGTTCGCCTCGACGGAAACAACGTTGAGGAAGGCCGCCGCATCCTGACCGAGGCCAACCACCCGCTGGTTACCCTGGCCGCCACCATGGACGAGGGCGCCGACAAGGCCGCCGAGCTCGCCAACGCAGCTAAGTAAAGGGACGCGACAATGTCTATCTACCTCAACAAGGACTCCAAAGTCATCGTTCAGGGCATCACCGGCGGCGAGGGCACCAAGCACACCGCACTGATGCTCAAGGCCGGCACCAACATTGTTGGTGGCGTCAACGCCCGCAAGGCCGGCACCACGGTCCTGCACGGGGACAAGGAAATCAACGTCTTTGGCACCGTCAAGGAAGCCATTGCCGAAACCGGCGCCGACGTCTCCATCGTCTTCGTACCCCCGGCATTCACCAAGGACGCCGTGGTTGAAGCAATCGAAGCCGGCATCGGCCTCGTTGTAGTCATCACCGAAGGCGTTCCGGTTCAGGACTCCGCCGAATTCTGGGCACTGGCCCAGTCCAAGGTGGACGCTGACGGCAAGCAGGTCACCCGCATCATCGGACCGAACTGCCCCGGCATCATCACCCCCGGCGAGGCCCTGGTTGGCATCACCCCGGCGAACATCACGGGCAAGGGCCCCATCGGCCTCGTGTCCAAGTCCGGTACGTTGACCTACCAGATGATGTACGAACTGCGTGACCTCGGCTTCTCCACCGCGATCGGCATTGGTGGCGACCCCGTCATCGGCACCACGCACATCGACGCCCTGGCTGCGTTCGAAGCTGACCCGGAGACCAAGGCAATCGTCATGATCGGTGAAATCGGTGGGGACGCTGAAGAGCGCGCTGCAGACTTCATCAAGGCCAACGTCACCAAACCCGTGGTGGGCTACGTTGCCGGCTTCACGGCTCCTGAGGGCAAGACCATGGGCCACGCAGGCGCCATCGTGTCCGGTTCTGCAGGCACCGCACAGGCCAAGAAGGAAGCTCTCGAAGCTGCCGGCGTGAAGGTCGGCAAGACGCCGTCCGAGACCGCCAAGCTGCTGCGCGAAGTCTACGCAACGCTCTAGTCAGGACAACTGACTCACGACGACGGCCCTGTCCCTTCCCAATGGAAGGTCCCTTCCCAATGGAAGGTCCCTTCCCAACGGGAGGTCCCTTCCTAACGGAAGGTACAGGGCCGTCGTCGTTCTTTAAGCAGCTGACGCGAGCCGAAGAGTCTGGGGGAAAACTCCGACCCGCGCCAGGTCTGGGGGGCTGGCTAGGCGATGATCTTCATGGCCTGCCACCCGGTGCCGAGGCTGATGGGCGGCACAGTGCTGAATGCTCCGCTTCCCGTCCCCGGGTACAGCCACAGGGTGTCTCCGATCCGGCCTATGACGTCGTTGCTGGAATCACCATTGAGGTCGCGGGGCCCGGCTATTGATGTTCGGTTGTCCCAACCCGTGGAGATCTGCTTCCACTGGAGCCATCCGCGGGTTCCGTTTCCGGGGTAGAGCCAGAGGGCGCCTGTATCAGAGCGCCGCGCCAGCACATCTCCGGTCCCATCTCCATTAAAGTCCCCTGTGCTCAGAATTGCATTCATAACATTCCAGCCGGATCCAATGGTGGTGGGAGTTCGCTGGCCACCGGTTCCGTTGCCTTCGTAGAGCCGCAACTCCCCGGAGCTCAGCCGGCCAATGAAGTCCGGAATGCCGTCGCCGCTGAAGTCACCCGGGGAGAACAGCTGGCTCATGGTGCTCCAGCCGGTGCTGACCTGGACCCGTGCTCCGAAACTTCCGGCACCGTTGCCCGGGTAGAACCACAGGACATCCCCGGCCCGGGCCAGCAGGTCCGGTTTGCCGTCCCTGTTGAAGTCACCGGGGGTGATGGTCTCATTGATGGTTGACCATGCCGGGGCGGCCAGCGCCACCTGCCGTGGAAGGAGGCCGCCTGCACCGTCGCCGGGGTACAAGTACAGGTTCCCGGCGGTATCGGAGGCCAGGACGTCGGCTTTTCCGTCGCCATTGAAGTCATGGGCCGACGGCGGTCCGGCTGCGGGAACGGTGTACGTCTGGGTGCCCACGGCCGAGGCGTTACCGGCGGTGTCCACCCCGATGTACTTCAGGTTCAGGGTTGTGGTGCCCATGGAAATCGGGGCCGAATACTTGATGTTGGTGGCCGATTCCGTTGCCGTGGGCGTGCTGCCATCGGTGGTGTAGTAGATGGCCGCACCCGGTTCATTGGCGGAGAGGGTAATGGTGGCCCCGCTGGCCAATGCCCGGCTGGTGGGATTGGCTGTGACCACCGGAGCCGTGGTGTCCGGGGGCACCGTGTACGTCTGAGTGGCGACGTCGGAGACGTTTCCGGCAGGATCGGTGGCTGAGTACTTCAGCGTCATGGGGCCCGGGCCTTCAAAAATGATCGGCGCGGAGTAGACCACACCAGCGGTCAGGGGATCGGAGCCATCCTTGGTGTACTTGATCACCGAGTTCGCCTCATTGACCGTGAGGGTGATGGCCGTGCCGGGAGCGTAGGCGCCACCGGCCGGGTTGGCAGTCACCACTGGCTTGGTGACGTCGGGGCCGGTGGTGTAGCTCTGCGTCACCACGGCGGACGGGTTGTTGGCAGTATCTACGGCAAAGTACTTCAACGTCAGCGGACCGTTCACGGTCAGGGGAGTGGCGTATTTGCTGCTGGCCGTAGTCGGTGTGGAACCGTCCACGGTGTAGTAGATGGTGGCAGGCTCGTTCACGGTCAGCGTTATCTTTTGACCGGCGTCGTACGTTCCGCCCGCCGGGGTGGCTGTGACCACGGGGGCAACAACATCGGCGGTGATGTGGGCCTCGAACTCTGCCAGACCCACGTTGGTGGTTGTACCGCTGACGGAGCCGATGTTGAAGCGCACCGAAGTTACGGTCCTGGCGGGAAAATTCACCGTCAGGCCGGAGCCGTTGTTGGGCAGGGCACCCACCGGGACGGTGCTGCCATCTGAGAACACAAGGTTGCCGCCGGTTACCTGATCACCGGGCAACGGCCGGTCAAAGAGTGTCACGGCATTGATGGTCCGGGCCGGGGTGAAGTTGTACTGGATCCAGCTGCCGGCTTTACCGCCGTTGCTGACCCATTCCCGGTTGGCGTCCATGGGAGTACCCCAGGCAAATCCGTCCCGTGCCTTCTCCGGACTTTGTGCCGAGGCCTTTTGAGAGGAAGCTGAGACGGTGGTTCCCGCCGATTTTGCTGCGTTGCCGGTCCATTCGATCGCAGTGATGTACTGCCGTTTGAGCCAGTCGCTGTACGGCGTGTCAGGGCAGATATCGCCGCACAGGTACTGATCGAATTCAGCGAAGCGCCGGAACACATTCACTTTGCTGGTCAGCTCCGCCCCCGTAACGTTCTGGGCGTATTCGTCAATCACGTAGGCGTCATAAGCGGAGGAAGTGTGAGGGCCTGTGTAGGCACGGGTAGCCAGTTGACCGAACTTGGCTGCCGCCCAATGGTCACTGTGGTCATAGGGTGTGGTGAAATTGCCGGTCCAGTCCTGGGTACGGAACGTGGTGGGTTTGAAGTTGGCCACCAGCCGGTTCAGTACACTCTGCAGCTGGGCTTTTGTGTACGTGGCAGATCCATCAACGGGGCGGATAGTGGAGATGCGGCCGTCCCACAGTTTCAGGATGCTCTGGCCGTTGTAGCGTGACGTGCCGTTTCCGTTGGGAAAGCCGTCCGGGAGCCGCAGGAACACCACCGAAACATTCGGAGCGGCATTAAGCGTATGAACGGTCAGCGCGCGCTCAGGAACACCGGCGTCCGAAGCCGTCCAGGCATTGGCCACCCCGGCCATCAAGGCATAGCTGGAACGGATGCCATCCTCCAGCCCGCCCCAATAGGACTGCCCTTCACCGGCTTCACCTGCTGTGACGTAAATGGTCTGGACGCAGCGTTTGGCCTGAATGTCCCGCATGAAATCCGGACTGACGAAGATCAGATCGTCATCGGTGTGCGCGACGATCATCTGTGCACCGCCGGTACCCGGACAAGGCGGTACTGCCGCGGATGCGGGCATGGCCAGTCCGAACACCAAGGAGGAAAGGGCAACAGAAAGGCCCAGCAGGAATCCCAGGATTCGCCGGGCAAATGTACGGGTGTTGATCAGTGGTAGTCGAGTATGACGACGGGCGTATTTTGGACGGTCCACAACCATGCTCCTTGAGCAGATGTTGGGCCCCCCAGCCGGCAAACTTACGACGCCCCCAGGACGCCATTTCGAATTGAGTTATTCACTGCCCCTGCCCCGACGGATGACCGGCGTGAAAGCGATGCAGTGAGCGCAACTGTACTCCGGCAGGCAGGCCGTGGGTAGGGTCCGGGCGAATTTTCGTGGCAGCATTACGCTGAAACCATGAACCGCTCCGGAGCTCTGAACCCGAGTCCTCGAACACTCGATGTTGAAAGCGTGGCCCACTTCAGCCATTTGGTCAGCACAGGGACGGGGTCCATGCACGGCTGGCACGCACAGTCGCTGGACCTCCGGGGCCACTCGCGGGAGCTCAAGGCTTTGGATCCCGAAGGCGCGATTTTCCTGGGATGCACCTTCGATGACGGCGTGGAAGAAAGCCTCCGACGGCGCGGTGCCCTGATTTTCCCCCAGCTCCATAACGTGCCGTTCAACCCCTACCGAAGCGGCCTCTACACAGCCCATGAACTGTACGGGGACATCCCCACCGCTGAGTACGAGTCCACCCTGGACGCCCGCGTTTACCAGTGGAGCATCCTGCCGGGGCGGCGAGGCAGCCTGGACGCCACCCTCGCCGCAGCCCTGCACGATCACGCAATTGGTGATGCCTTGGACGAATTGCTGGAGCACGGCGCGCTCTCCGGCACCAAAGTGGTGGGTGTGATGGGCGGGCACGCCGCACAGCGGGGCAGCAAAGAATTCGCCGACGCCGCGCACCTGGGACGGCTGCTTGCACAGGACGGCTTCACTGTAGCCACCGGTGGAGGTCCCGGCGCCATGGAAGCGGCCAACCTCGGTGCCTACTTAAGCGGACTGCCCGACGCCGACTCCACCGCCGCGCTTGAGGCGCTCGCCGTTGTACCGGGGTTCAGGCCCTCGGTGACGGATTGGGCGCGGCAAGCAGCCGCCGTCGTCGGGCGTTACCCTGACGGTACCCCGACGCTTGGCATTCCCACCTGGTTCTACGGCCACGAGCCGCCCAACCTGTTCGCCACCCACATTGCCAAGTACTTCGCCAACGCAGTCCGTGAGGCCATCCTTCTGGAGCTCTGCAACGGCGGGATTGTGTTCCTTCCCGGTGCGGCAGGAACAGTGCAGGAGATCTTCCAGGACGCCTGCGAGAACTACTACGGCGCCCCGGAGACCATCACACCCATGGTGCTGGTTGGACGCGAACATTGGGAACGAACCTTTCCCGCCTGGCCCATGCTGCAAAGCCTCGCGGCCGGGAAGCCGATGGCGGAGAAGATCTTCCTGGTGGACACGGTGGAGGAAGCCCTGGCGGTGGTTGCCGGCTAAGGGTGGTTCCCCGGTAGGCTCAGAAGTCCTTGCTGCAAGGTCCCCTGCCCAGCTGGGCCAAGCCCGTCAGATCACCGGCAGCGTAGCCGCGCACCCAGGAAGCCTGATCGAACATGAGCTGCCGCGGATCGTCCACGTGGTCCAGGCCCAACAAGTGTCCGAGCTCGTGCATGATCACCGCTGTGCCGATCTCTTCTCCGTTGGGAGCGTTCACGATCTCAGCAAACTGTGGGGCATCCAAGGACACCGTGCCCGTGACGTAGGCCTTGTAACCGTTGCTCAGGCCGATGGAGGAGCTTCCACCAAGGCCCACTGTCTGCCCGGTCAGGCGCGGGACCTGCTCCGGCGTACTCCAGGCAATCAGGACAGGTGCCCAGCGGTCCCCGTACCTTTCGGGCTGGTACCCGGACCGGTTGGGGGAGGGAACTTCGGAACTGGGGCCGTCGTAGATAAACCTCAGCCCCGTGGCTGCACCTGCCTTTTCAACGGCCTCTTCCACCAAGGGCTGCCAGGAAGCCGGTGCCAGGTCCGGGTTCACCACGTAATGGATGGGCCTGCACGGCGAGTAAGCCAACGGGGTTCCATCTTCCTTGACGGCCAGGAATTTGTAGGAGGAACTGGTGCGGTTCAAGGGTGCCGGCGTGCCAAGCGGGGCATCTGCTTCCTCAAGGCCCGGCAAGGGTTCCTGGCGCTGGCCGAACGGAACCAGCCCGGGCCGGGGAGCCTGGCTTTGCGCGGCTGATGGGCCATAGATGAGCTGGCGCAGTTCACCACTGAAGTAAGCCCCGGCGCACACCAGCGCAAGGACCCCAAAGAGGAAGAAGATGGCCACCACGCTGCTGTGCTTGATGGGCGGCCTGACCTGGGGAGGATCCGGCGGGCGCGTGGAATATGGGAGGTACTTCGGACGAGGGGGATCGGGGTCCGGCCACTTGGGCGACCCATAAGGTTCCATGGAACCCCCTGACGTGATGGCCGCGACGGAAGGTGGGGCGCCGCCGTCGGCCGTATTGGCCAGCATAAGTCCCCATCCGCCCGGAGTCCATGGCAGAACTGCCCGCTGCGAAAGCTCTCAGATGTCCTTGCGGCAGGGGGCCGAAGCAAGAAGATGCAAGCCGTTCAGGTCGCCCGCGGCGAGTCCGTCAGGGGCTCCGATTTCCGGGTACATCAGTTGGATGGGATCATCCACGTGATCCAAACCCATCACGTGTCCCAGTTCGTGTTGCATGACCGCCAGAACATAGTCCGCTCCGCCCGGGCTGGCGAGCAGCTCCGTTACCTGGGGGGTGTCCAGTTCCAGGCTCCCGCTGATGTAGCTTTTGGGACCCTTGTTCAGGGAGTACATGGTGCTGCCGCCGGTGCCGATCACGTTGCCGGCCAGCGCCGGTGCAGCCTCCGGTGTGGTCCAGGAGATGAGCAGGGGAGCCCACCTGTCCCCGTACTTGGCGGGCTGATACGGCTCACGCCGGTCCACGGGCAACTCATCAGTAGTGCCGTCGTTGATGAACTGGATGCCGGACGCCGCTGAAATGTTCGCCAGTGCGGTGCTCAGCAGGGCATCTGAACCAACGGGAGCGGAGGCATTGTTGACTACGTAATGAAGTGGCCGGCAGGGCGAATAACCTACTGGAGTGCCGTCGTCGTTGGTGGCCAAAAACTTGTAGGAATCGTTGGTGGTGCCTGGGGCGGAAGGGGAGGCCAGCGGAGCGTCCGCCTCCTCAAGCCCCGGCGGTGGAGCGTCAAGGGCCCTGGGCTGTTGGGTATCGATGGGCCCTTGCAGCGGAGCGCCTGGAACACTCACGCCCGGGAACAGTGCGGTGATGCGCGGATCGCCTTGAAGGTAGCCGCTCACCAGAACAGCAACGACGCCGGCAATTCCGGCCATGAGCACTCCGCGGAGAACCCGCACCACTGTTCCACTGCGCCGGTGTTTTGGCGCGCGCGTTGCTTCCCGCTCCGGGTCCACGGTTCTCCATTCATGATGCCCTGGTCACGCGGGGCAGCGCGGAGGACGAACCAACATTACGGTCTGCGGCCCGAGCCGTCCAAACTTAGATGATGGTTGCCCCGAACAACAGGCCCAGCCCGTACGTGGCTGCCGCCGCTCCCAGGCCAATAGCCAGCTGCCGCAGGCCGCGGCTCAACGGAGACGTTCCGGACAACAAACCCACCACGGCGCCTGTGGCCAGAAGGGCGATGCCCACCAGGACCCCGGCAACCATCAAGGCCGCAATGCCCGTCATGCCAAAAATGAAGGGAAGGATAGGCACTATTGCACCTGAGGCGAAGAAGCAGAAGCTGGACATGGCAGCGCCCCATGCGGAACCAACGGATTCGTGCTCATCGGCCGGTGGTTTTTCCGGTTGCAGGGACAGGCTCGGATCGCAGTCGCAGCTGAACAAGCCCATGCGCTCGGCGGCGCGGTGCTCCGCCGCCTCACGGGTCATGCCCCTGGCAAGGTAGACCAGGACAAGCTCGTTGTGTTCGATGTCCAGGGACGGTGCCGCAGTGAGAGTTGCCTGCGTGGGCAAGGTGGCATTGAGCAGTTCACGCTGGGAGCGGACCGAGACGTACTCGCCCGCGCCCATGGACAACGCACCGGCTAGAAGACCGGCCACGCCACTCATCAGGACCACCGGGCTGGGAACGCCGGTTGCCGCCATGCCCATCACCAGGGAAAGGTTGCTCACCAAGCCGTCGTTGGCGCCGAAAACAGCAGCGCGGAAGGTCCCGGAAAGCCTGTTGCGTCCGCGGGTGGCAAGGCCACGGACCACTTCTTCATGGATTTGTTCATCGGCCACCATGGCAGGAGTTGCTGCAGGTTCGGTGCCGTAAGGGGAACGGCCCTCGGCGCGCTGAGCCAACGCGAGCACAAAAACCGAGCCGAAGTTGCGGGCAAGGAAACCCAGGAACTGGCTACGGGTGGATGCTGCCTTGGGCATTCCGGCATGCTCGCCAAGGAGCTTGAGCCAATGGGCCTCATGCCGGCCTTCAGCTTCGGCCAGGGCCAGAAGGATCTGGCGCTCCTCGCCGTCACGCCGCTGGGCCAACTCACGGTAGACGGCAGCCTCGGCGCGCTCATCGGCCAGGTACTGGCGCCAGCGGCGGATGTCCGCGTTCGACGGTGCAGCTGCTGGGGTGCCGGCGTTCCCGGCTGCTGCCGAATCGGGGGTGGGGTCCGGAGCGGGGCTCGACGAACTGGTGGATTCCTGGTGCATCTGCACTTTATCTCCTGTGCTGGGTGGGGTAGTAGCGGCCCCATTGCATGCCCCACACTACCGCTTATTCCCGCGGATTTTTGGCCGGTATTCCTTAGTGGGAATGTTCGGCGCACCGTAATTTCCGGGGCTCCTTGACCCTCGGTTGAGCCGGTGCTCAGATGGAGGGACAGGGGAATGGGGGCCTCCCACCCTTGGATTCCTGCATTCGGGTCAACGGGCTGAACTGCCTGGGAGAACAGGCCCACGAGACGGAGGTTGCATCATGAACACCACCGAATCACACGGCAACTACCCGGAACGGACAACCATCGAGTCCGACCCGGCCTACGACTACGCCGAGGACCAGGAAGTGGACGAACCCTGGGTTGAGGAAGTAGACGCACCTGAGGACGACGAACGCGTAGTCCCCATTGACGAGACCGAAGAGTTCCGCGAAGAAGACGAGGAAATCTAGCGCTGCTGTGCGTGGTTCAGGGCGAAGTTCCTTTCCACGCCTGCGCGTTTGCCTGCGCCGGCAACCGCCACCGTGAGGGTCTTCGTGGCTACACACCAGCGCGTCGGCCGGACGGCCTGGGCCAGCGCCTGAGCTATCAGCTGCGGTTCGGAATATCTGAAGTGCTCCGTTCCTGCCTTGGTAGTAATTGTCACCGTGCCCAGGAAGAGGTCGACGGCGGGAATCACCATCACCGTCCCGGCGGCGGTTAGAGCTGGGGTGCTTACTGCTGCTGGGGTGCTTGCGGGGTGGGTGGTATCGCCTTGGTACGGCAAGGGATTGCTCCTTGGGGGAGTGCTCTTGCCCGCTCGGTTGTCTCTGGTCCGGGACGGGCCGCTTCCTCATCCGAACCACCCGTGAACATGGGGTTGGCGTGTGGCAAGTCGGAGCTTGGCGCCACATCTCTTGAAGCTGGGACCACCCTACCCCACACCCCTGCGTTGTGGGGCCTGGTTTGCGTGGTTTGTGGTTGTTTTGGGGCGCAGAGCGGGCCCCGCAACGTGGAGCCCCTGGTGTTGTGGGGCCTGGTTTGCGTGGTTTGTGGTTGTTTTGGGGCGCAGAGCGGGCCCCGCAACGTGGAGCCCCTGGTGTTGTGGGGCCTGGTGTGCGTGGTTTGTGGTTGTTTTGGGGCGCAGAGCGGGCCCCGCAACGCCACTCGAGTTCTGCGTCTCAGTACGCCAACGCAAAGCGGCGCCGCCCCGTAAAGGGGAGGCGCCGCCGTCGAGCGTTGCTTGTTTCTTTGCCCTTGCTTACGGGGCGGGCGTGGTGAGTTCTTCCTCTGCCACGCGGGTTCCGGCCACACGGTCCGTCCAAGCCTTCATGACGGCCGGATCGGTGGGCTTACTGGCCAGCGAAACCACTACGTACACCAGTGCCGAGGCGATCAGGCCGAAGTAGATGGGCTCGTTGGCATAGATGCCGTCCAGCGGAACTTCCGCATTGATCTCGAGGATGATCATGGTTCCCAGGGTTACCACTGAACCGGCAGCCATGGACCATGCTGCGGCAATGCCTGTTCCGCGCTTCCACACCAGGCCGCCGATGATGGCCACCAGCAGGCCACCCACCAGGATGTCGTAGGCGATTGTCAACGCTGCCACCACGTCCTTGGTGGAAATGGCGATGATGATCGCTACGATTCCCAGCCCGAGGACCCAGTAACGGTTGGCCTTGACGTCGTGCTCAGGGTTGTCGGAGTCGGAAGTGTCCACCGTCTTGCCGAACCAGCTGGCAACGAACGGCATGACGTCTGCGCGGGCCACGGTGGCCGCAGCAATGAG contains the following coding sequences:
- a CDS encoding matrixin family metalloprotease produces the protein MLANTADGGAPPSVAAITSGGSMEPYGSPKWPDPDPPRPKYLPYSTRPPDPPQVRPPIKHSSVVAIFFLFGVLALVCAGAYFSGELRQLIYGPSAAQSQAPRPGLVPFGQRQEPLPGLEEADAPLGTPAPLNRTSSSYKFLAVKEDGTPLAYSPCRPIHYVVNPDLAPASWQPLVEEAVEKAGAATGLRFIYDGPSSEVPSPNRSGYQPERYGDRWAPVLIAWSTPEQVPRLTGQTVGLGGSSSIGLSNGYKAYVTGTVSLDAPQFAEIVNAPNGEEIGTAVIMHELGHLLGLDHVDDPRQLMFDQASWVRGYAAGDLTGLAQLGRGPCSKDF
- the sucC gene encoding ADP-forming succinate--CoA ligase subunit beta, whose translation is MDLFEYQARDMFEAHGVPVLAGIVAHTPEEAKAAAEKIGGVTVVKAQVKVGGRGKAGGVKVAKTAEEALEHSTNILGMDIKGHTVNKVMIAQGADIAEEFYFSVLLDRANRNYLAMCSVEGGMEIEQLAVERPEALAKIAIDPAVGIDQAKADEIVAAAGFAEELRGKVADVILKLWDVFKKEDATLVEVNPLVRTGAGEIVALDGKVSLDENADFRHVHHAHLEDKDAADPLEAKAKAQDLNYVKLDGEVGIIGNGAGLVMSTLDVVAYAGENHGNVKPANFLDIGGGASAEVMANGLDVILGDSQVKSVFVNVFGGITACDAVAKGIVGALAELGSSANKPLVVRLDGNNVEEGRRILTEANHPLVTLAATMDEGADKAAELANAAK
- the sucD gene encoding succinate--CoA ligase subunit alpha is translated as MSIYLNKDSKVIVQGITGGEGTKHTALMLKAGTNIVGGVNARKAGTTVLHGDKEINVFGTVKEAIAETGADVSIVFVPPAFTKDAVVEAIEAGIGLVVVITEGVPVQDSAEFWALAQSKVDADGKQVTRIIGPNCPGIITPGEALVGITPANITGKGPIGLVSKSGTLTYQMMYELRDLGFSTAIGIGGDPVIGTTHIDALAAFEADPETKAIVMIGEIGGDAEERAADFIKANVTKPVVGYVAGFTAPEGKTMGHAGAIVSGSAGTAQAKKEALEAAGVKVGKTPSETAKLLREVYATL
- a CDS encoding matrixin family metalloprotease, with amino-acid sequence MRVLRGVLMAGIAGVVAVLVSGYLQGDPRITALFPGVSVPGAPLQGPIDTQQPRALDAPPPGLEEADAPLASPSAPGTTNDSYKFLATNDDGTPVGYSPCRPLHYVVNNASAPVGSDALLSTALANISAASGIQFINDGTTDELPVDRREPYQPAKYGDRWAPLLISWTTPEAAPALAGNVIGTGGSTMYSLNKGPKSYISGSLELDTPQVTELLASPGGADYVLAVMQHELGHVMGLDHVDDPIQLMYPEIGAPDGLAAGDLNGLHLLASAPCRKDI
- a CDS encoding chitobiase/beta-hexosaminidase C-terminal domain-containing protein — its product is MVVDRPKYARRHTRLPLINTRTFARRILGFLLGLSVALSSLVFGLAMPASAAVPPCPGTGGAQMIVAHTDDDLIFVSPDFMRDIQAKRCVQTIYVTAGEAGEGQSYWGGLEDGIRSSYALMAGVANAWTASDAGVPERALTVHTLNAAPNVSVVFLRLPDGFPNGNGTSRYNGQSILKLWDGRISTIRPVDGSATYTKAQLQSVLNRLVANFKPTTFRTQDWTGNFTTPYDHSDHWAAAKFGQLATRAYTGPHTSSAYDAYVIDEYAQNVTGAELTSKVNVFRRFAEFDQYLCGDICPDTPYSDWLKRQYITAIEWTGNAAKSAGTTVSASSQKASAQSPEKARDGFAWGTPMDANREWVSNGGKAGSWIQYNFTPARTINAVTLFDRPLPGDQVTGGNLVFSDGSTVPVGALPNNGSGLTVNFPARTVTSVRFNIGSVSGTTTNVGLAEFEAHITADVVAPVVTATPAGGTYDAGQKITLTVNEPATIYYTVDGSTPTTASSKYATPLTVNGPLTLKYFAVDTANNPSAVVTQSYTTGPDVTKPVVTANPAGGAYAPGTAITLTVNEANSVIKYTKDGSDPLTAGVVYSAPIIFEGPGPMTLKYSATDPAGNVSDVATQTYTVPPDTTAPVVTANPTSRALASGATITLSANEPGAAIYYTTDGSTPTATESATNIKYSAPISMGTTTLNLKYIGVDTAGNASAVGTQTYTVPAAGPPSAHDFNGDGKADVLASDTAGNLYLYPGDGAGGLLPRQVALAAPAWSTINETITPGDFNRDGKPDLLARAGDVLWFYPGNGAGSFGARVQVSTGWSTMSQLFSPGDFSGDGIPDFIGRLSSGELRLYEGNGTGGQRTPTTIGSGWNVMNAILSTGDFNGDGTGDVLARRSDTGALWLYPGNGTRGWLQWKQISTGWDNRTSIAGPRDLNGDSSNDVIGRIGDTLWLYPGTGSGAFSTVPPISLGTGWQAMKIIA
- a CDS encoding VIT1/CCC1 transporter family protein, which codes for MHQESTSSSSPAPDPTPDSAAAGNAGTPAAAPSNADIRRWRQYLADERAEAAVYRELAQRRDGEERQILLALAEAEGRHEAHWLKLLGEHAGMPKAASTRSQFLGFLARNFGSVFVLALAQRAEGRSPYGTEPAATPAMVADEQIHEEVVRGLATRGRNRLSGTFRAAVFGANDGLVSNLSLVMGMAATGVPSPVVLMSGVAGLLAGALSMGAGEYVSVRSQRELLNATLPTQATLTAAPSLDIEHNELVLVYLARGMTREAAEHRAAERMGLFSCDCDPSLSLQPEKPPADEHESVGSAWGAAMSSFCFFASGAIVPILPFIFGMTGIAALMVAGVLVGIALLATGAVVGLLSGTSPLSRGLRQLAIGLGAAAATYGLGLLFGATII
- a CDS encoding LOG family protein, producing MNRSGALNPSPRTLDVESVAHFSHLVSTGTGSMHGWHAQSLDLRGHSRELKALDPEGAIFLGCTFDDGVEESLRRRGALIFPQLHNVPFNPYRSGLYTAHELYGDIPTAEYESTLDARVYQWSILPGRRGSLDATLAAALHDHAIGDALDELLEHGALSGTKVVGVMGGHAAQRGSKEFADAAHLGRLLAQDGFTVATGGGPGAMEAANLGAYLSGLPDADSTAALEALAVVPGFRPSVTDWARQAAAVVGRYPDGTPTLGIPTWFYGHEPPNLFATHIAKYFANAVREAILLELCNGGIVFLPGAAGTVQEIFQDACENYYGAPETITPMVLVGREHWERTFPAWPMLQSLAAGKPMAEKIFLVDTVEEALAVVAG